GGTGACAGAGGAGCAGATCCGGCGCGAACGGGAGAAAGCCCGCGCTCTGCGAAAGCAGGGCTGGTGGCAGAATCGCATCGCTCAGGGGAGCTGTCACTACTGCGCAGGACAGGTACCCCCAAAAGAGTTGACTCTGGACCATATCGTCCCGCTAGCGCGAGGCGGTCGCAGTACCAGGGGGAACTGTGTCCCTGCGTGCAAGTCATGTAATAACAAGAAACGAGATCTGTTGCCGATTGAGTGGCAGGAGTATCTTGAGACCCTGCAGCGTAGCTGAGGCTAGGAGGCTGCTCGAGAATTAGAGACCGGCTGCAAACCCAGCTGTTTGGACCATATTTTAGCTCCTTTTCAGCCCATAGCTACGCTATGCGCTCTCAAATGACCCAAAATTTGTTCTCAAGCTTCTGGTTTTTCACTTCGGACTCTATTCGCGGTCAGGCTTCTAGAACAGAGTCGTGCGTTTGATCAGCGCCCGGCGATAGAGGTCCTCATAGGCGTGAGCCGATGCGGTCCAGCTGAAGTCGATCTCCATCCCTTTTTTTACCAGGGAAATCCAGCGATTGCGTTGTGGGTAGAGTGCAAGTGCGCGATCTATGGTATCTAATAATTCCTCTGGTGACACCTCGTCAAAAACGAATCCATTCCCGGTTTTACCATTTAACTTCAGGTCGGTGACAGTATCCGCAAGGCCGCCAGTGTGGCGCACGATCGGCAGGGCTCCGTAGCGCAGCGCGATCATCTGCGTCAGGCCGCAGGGCTCATAGCGGCTGGGAATCAGCAGGCAATCGGCCGCCGAGAAGATGCGATGTGAGAGTTTCTCATCAAATTCAAGTCCGATGGCAAAATTGGCGGACTTCTCTCGTTGACGCGCCTGCCAGAAGGCCATCTGCTCCTGATCTCCACTGCCGAGCAGCACGAACTGCATTTCGCGTTGCATCAGCTGTGGCCAGATCTGTTCAATAAGATCGATCCCTTTTT
Above is a genomic segment from Geopsychrobacter electrodiphilus DSM 16401 containing:
- a CDS encoding HNH endonuclease, with product MDFLEEVTEEQIRREREKARALRKQGWWQNRIAQGSCHYCAGQVPPKELTLDHIVPLARGGRSTRGNCVPACKSCNNKKRDLLPIEWQEYLETLQRS